The Hyphomonas sediminis genome contains the following window.
CGGATGGATGTAGTAGGCGTTCGCCGTGACAACAGCGCTCGCCAGCGCGAGCAACCAGAGGTCTCGGCGAGTCAGCAGCCGCCGGCCACCCTCAGGCGCCGGCGGACTGGAAGGCTCTGCGCTCACCCCGGCATGCCGGCGCGGCGCGCATACTCATAAGCAAACTTCGCCAGTGGCACGACGCGCGCTGCGTTCGATTCCGCGTTGGCGCTGTTGGCCGTACCGTCCCGCACGCGGCCGACGATGCCCTGCAGGATGCCAGCGAGCCGGAAAGCGTTATAGGAGAAGTAGTAGTCGAGTTCCGGCAGACTTTTGCGGCCTGTATGCTCGCAATAGAGACCGACATACTCCTCCATCGTCGGAATGCCCCAGGCCTTCAGGTCCGGGATTGCCATGATGGAGCCGCGTGCAGAATCGCCTGGCGGCATCACCCAGTTCATCAGGTGGTAGGAGAAGTCCGCAATCGGATCGCCCAGCGTCGACAGCTCCCAATCAAGCACTGCTATGACCCTAGGTTCGGTAGGGTGCAGGACCATGTTGTCGAGGCGATAGTCGCCATGCACGATCGTAGTTGTCTCGCCGGGCGGAATGTTCGCAGGCAGCCATTCGATCAGCTTTTCCATCTCTGGAATGTTGATCGTTTCCGAAGCCTTGTATTGCTTCGTCCAGCGATGGATCTGGCGGGCTATATAGTCGCCTTCCTTACCGAAGCCTTCCAGCCCAGCCTTCTTCCAGTCAACATTATGCAGATCGGCGAAGGTCTTGACCTTGGCTTCATAAATCGTGCGGCGTTCAGCTGGTGTACTTTCGGGCAGCGTACCGTCCCAAAGGATGCGGCCTTCCACGCAATCCATCACATAGAACATGGTCCCTGTGACGCTCTCATCGAGACAAAGGCCATAGGGACGCGCCACCGGGTAACCCAGCGGATAGAGGGCATTTATAATCGTGAACTCACGGTCGACGGCGTGTGCACTGGGCAGCAGCTTGCCTGGTGGCTTCCGGCGCATCACGTATTTTTTCTTCGGCGTGATCAGCTGGTAGGTCGGGTTTGATTGGCCACCTTTGAATTGGCGAACAACCAGTGGGCCTTCATAACCTTCGACATTCTCCTGCATCCAGGCTGCGAGTTTCGTTTCATCGAAACGATGCGACTCGGCCACTTCCTTGGTGCCGGAATAAAGTTCCTGCGCGGTATCGCCCTCTGACATTTTCTCTCTCTCAATTCTGCCGGAATTTGGCCGTTACCATACAAACACCGGTCGGGACGCCAAGCCCTGCCGCGACGTCGCAGACACTACGAGGACGCAAGAATGAGCGCTGCCAGATTTGCTTTCGCCCTCATCCTGCTGGCATTTTCGTGCGTAGACGGCAGGGCGACCGCTCTGGATCTCGACCCGAGCCATCAGGTCAGGCCCAGCTTCCTGAGCGCTGCGCTGGCCGCCGCCGAGATTATCGCGCCGGAGAACGCGACAACCGGCAAGCTGGTCGTCGTCGACTACAGCCTTCACTCCAGCAAGGAACGACTATTCGTCCTGGATCTGGAGACCGGCGCTGTAAGCGGATATCGGGTCTCCCACGGGCTCGGCTCAGACCCCGACCATGATGGCTATCTGGACAGTTTCTCCAGCATCCCCGGCTCACAGGCTAGCCCGGAAGGCGTGCTGCGGATGGCCGAGGAATACACTGGCAAGCATGGCCGATCGATACGTCTTGATGGGCTCGAAAAAGGCAACCGCACGGCGCGCTCGCGCGCCATAGTGATCCACGCCGCCAGCTATGCCGAGCCCGGCCATCTCACCCGCTACGGCAAACTCGGGCGCTCCAATGGTTGCATCGTCTTCTCACAGGCCGATCTGGAGCGCTTCCTCGCCGAAGTCCCGGAAGGAACGCTGATCTTCGTGGGAAAGTAACGCCGCCTATTTCACTTGATCACACGGCCCCCGCCCGGCTAAACCGCCGCTTATGACCGATACACCTCCCGACCGCCTCTCCATCTATCCTGACAGCCCGCACTACAGCTACGACGCGCTCGTGCGCGGCATTGGCGTCCGCTTTCGCGGTGAGGAAAAGACGAATGTCGAGGAGTATTGTATCTCCGAAGGCTGGATCAAAGTTGCCGCGGGCAAAGCCGTGGACCGCAAAGGTCGGCCCCTGCTTATGACGCTCAAAGGCCCTGTCGAAGCCTGGTTCAAGGATGGTGAGGCCGCTGAAGGCTGAGCCTTAACGCGGCCGAGGCCCCAACATTTCATTGCAATGCACAATGTGCTGCGCGCGAATCTGCTCCAGCGCGCGATGGATCATTGCCCGGCCACGATCAAACATCAGCTCCAGCGTAATCCCGCGCAGGGTCAGGATCATGACCCGACCGTGCACCACGCAGGCCTCTACATCCTGCGCGCCCGCCCCCGCTGCCGTGGCGCGAGTTTCCGTGTCGATGTCCGCTTCAACGCGCATTGCCACTGGCCGCAACGCTTCCGCCAGCGCTTCGTCCCACCGCGACGCAAGCAATACTTCGGTCACGGCCGCAGCTTCGGGAATGTTCTGGGTTTCCCAGTAAAAGTCGCACATCGCGCGGTAACGTGCCGCCTGATCCGGCAATGTACGCATCCGCGCGCGCGTGTCCGCCATCATGATTTCCATGGCCGATTCCACCGCCGCCGCGATCAGCGCAATGCGTGTCGGAAACTGGTGCAGCACAGAGCCGCGGCTGACGCCGGCCCGCTCCATGACGGCTTCAATCGAGGTCGCAGCATATCCGCGCTCACAAAGGCATTCGATAGCGGCCTGGATCAGCTGCCTGCGCGTTTCTTCGCCACGCCGGGTTGTCCGGCGACGCGCCGCATATTCCTGCGGCAGCTCTACGGGCTTGTTCTGCATCATGATTGTTAGAGTCCCCCACTTCCGACCATGGTCAACCCTTCACCAAAAATAGTCAATATTGACTATTTTTGACCCCATGGTACCGATGCAATAGAATGCCGCGCAGCCGGGCGCAGCGCCAGAGGCTTTTAAAAGTCCGAAAAAAATGATCCGGCTTGGGAGGAACCGATCATGACTGCAACCACCGCCAGAGAACCATCTGCCAATAGCGGCGCCGGAATGGAAATCTTCCGCTTTGCCTCCGCCCCGACGCTGGACGAAACCGGCCATATGGAGGTCTCCGACCTCAACGAAGACATGCAACAGGGCATCGGCGGCGCACTGGAAGCAGGCTTCGCAGAAGGCAACGCGGTCAAAACACTCTTCTCGCGCCCCGGCTTCAGCCTTACCTATGCCTGGTTCAAGAGCGGCTTTCCACTCCCTCTGCATACGCACAATGCCGATTGCCTCTATTACATTATAGCAGGCTCGCTTCAGCTTGGCACTGAAACGCTGGGTGCAGGCGATGGTTTTTTCATCGGCGCTGACAAAGCCTACCGCTATACGCCCGGCCCTGAAGGCGTAGAGGTTCTGGAATTCCGGTCTGAAGAAAACTTCGACATCAAGTTCATGGCCAAGACGCTGCCAGCATGGGCCAAGATCACAGACGTGATCAAGCAGCGCCGCCCGGCCTGGGCCAGCGAAGTCCCTCCAAGCACTGCGCGCTGAGCCGATCGATGACCCGCAAGAGATTTGAAAACAAAGTCGCCGTCATTACCGGCGCAGCCTCTGGCATTGGCGCGGCAACCGCCCGGCTCCTCGCCCGCGAAGGAGCGCTGGTTGTCCTCGCAGACCTGAACGACGATGGCGGAAAATCCATCGCCGCCGATCTTGGTCCGTCCGCGATGGCTGTGCGCTGCGATGTGTCCAGTGCGTCAGATGTCGAAGCGCTTGTTCAAGCAGCAATAGATCGCCATGGCCGTATCGACATTCTGTTCAACAATGCCGGCATCGGCAGCTTCGGAACCAGCGTGGAGCTTCCGCCCACGGAATGGGAACGCGTTATCGCAATTGACCTACACAGCGTCTATTATGCCTGCCACTTCGCCATTCCGCATATGCCGCGCGGCAGCGCCATCGTAAACACAGCCTCCATTTCCGGCCTCGGTGGAGACTATCGCTTCGCTGCCTACAACGCCGCCAAAGGCGCCGTTGTGAACTACACGCGCGCTCTCGCCGTCGATCATGCGCGGGATGGCATACGCGTCAACGCGCTATGCCCCGGTCTCGTCGACACACCGATCACGGCAGGCGTTCAGCAAATGCCGGGCCTGCGGGAAGAATGGCAAAAACGCATTCCGCTTCAGCGCGCCGCCCAGCCTGAGGAGATGGCAAACGTTGTCGCCTTCCTCGCATCCGACGAGGCTTCATACGTGACCGGAACAATTATGGTCGCAGACGGCGGCACGACAGCGCACACCGGACAACCGGAAGTCGCGTTGTTCGCCTTGCCCCCTCAATAGCGGAACGGAGATCATCATGCGCGCCGCTGTCCTGCAAGGTAATTCCATAAACATCCGAAACGTTTCCGACCCCACGCCCGCAACCGGTCAACTCCTTGTCCGCCCCCTCTTCACAGGAATATGCGGCAGTGATCTCAGCACCCGGAAACAGATGGCCGCCATGGCGGCGTCCCTACCGCCTGAAGCGCAGCATCAGATACCCCAGATCATTCCCGGCCATGAGCTCTCTGCAGAGGTCATCGACATTGCTCCGGGCACGGAATCGGCGCTGAAGGCCGGGGACATCATCACCGGCCTGCCATTCACCCACACCCATGATGGCCCGCAGACCATTGGCCTTTCACCGGGCCATGGCGGCGGCCTGGCAGAGCTGACCTGTATCGATGCCGTGCGCAGTTTTCGCATCCCGGAAGGCGTGCCGCATGATCTGGCCGCGCTGACAGAGCCGCTGTCGGTAGGCCTTCACGCCGCCAATTTGGCCAGTCGCAATAGCGGGCCCAATGTTGTCATCGGCTGCGGACCAGTAGGCCTCGCCGTCATTCTGGCGCTCAGCCTTCAGGGGCGCGGGCCCATCCTTGCGGCCGACCTCTCGGCCGAGCGCCGCAGCGCCGCCGCGCTTCTGGGCGCCGACATCGTGATTGATCCGGACAAGGAGTCTCCGCTGGAGCGCTGGCAGTATCTGGGGCTGACGCCACATGCCATGTCGCCGCTGCTGCCGCGCACATTCCGCGGCCTTCCGCCCGGCGCAAACATCTTCGAGTGCACCGGCGCTCAGGGCATGATCGACCAGATCATCAAGGGCGCCCCGCCACACAGCCATATCATCGTCGCTGGCGTCTGCCCGCATGAGGAGAAGTTCGCCCCGCTGGACGGCATCCTCCGTGAGCTGACACTTGAATTCAGCTTCGCCTACAGGCCAGAGGAGTTTGCGGCCGCCCTGGCGATGATCGAAGCGCATCCTGGCAAGGCCGCACGCCTGATCACCAGCCGCCAGCCGCTCGCCAACACCGAAGCTGCTTTCGACAGCCTCGCCAAGAGCCCCAGCGAGATCAAGATCCTGATTGATCCCCGTTCCTGAGGCGCCACCGAACGCAACGAACGGCTCATCCTGAGCGAAGTCAAAGGACGAGCCAGGGGCGGGCGTCGGCGCCGCTTGTCCATCCTTCGACTTCGCTCAGGATGAGCGTCACATGCGGTTATGACTGGCCAAGCGCGCGCCAGCCAATGTCCCGGCGGCAGAAGCCTTCCGGCCAGTCGATGGCATCGACGCCGGCATAGGCGCGGTCCACTGCTTCGCGCAGGGTCTTGCCACTCGCCGTCACGTTCAGCACGCGTCCGCCCTTGGCGAGCAGCACGCCATCGGCGGCAACATCCGTGCCCGCATGAAACACGGTCACGCCATCAATGGCGCCCGCTTCCTTGACGCCCTTGATCGGGGTGCCTTTCTCATAGCTTCCGGGATAGCCCTTCGCGGCCAGAACAACCGTTGCCGAGGGCTGAAACCGGTCGAGCTCCAACAGGCGTTCCAGATCTTTCTCATTGCCCTTGAGGCCGCCGGTCGCAGCGATCAGGATCGCAGGCACAATATCGCCCTGCAGGCCCTTCATCAGCACCTGGCATTCCGGGTCACCGAAACGCGCATTGAACTCGACCACCTTCGGTCCTTCAGGCGTCACCATGATGCCGATATAGAGCACGCCCTGATAGGGCATCCCGTCCTTCGCCATGCCTTTCAGCATGGGCTCGGCAATCTCGCGCTTCACGCGCGCCATGATGTCTTTGCTCACCACTGGCGCTGGCGCGTAGGCGCCCATGCCGCCAGTGTTCGGGCCTGTGTCGCCGTCGCCAACGCGCTTGTGATCCTGCGCGGCGGGCAGATAGATTGCGCCTTCGCCATCGGTGATCACGAACACGCTGGCTTCTTCGCCATGCATGAATTCTTCGATTACCAGCGTCGCAGAAGCCG
Protein-coding sequences here:
- a CDS encoding phosphotransferase family protein; translated protein: MSEGDTAQELYSGTKEVAESHRFDETKLAAWMQENVEGYEGPLVVRQFKGGQSNPTYQLITPKKKYVMRRKPPGKLLPSAHAVDREFTIINALYPLGYPVARPYGLCLDESVTGTMFYVMDCVEGRILWDGTLPESTPAERRTIYEAKVKTFADLHNVDWKKAGLEGFGKEGDYIARQIHRWTKQYKASETINIPEMEKLIEWLPANIPPGETTTIVHGDYRLDNMVLHPTEPRVIAVLDWELSTLGDPIADFSYHLMNWVMPPGDSARGSIMAIPDLKAWGIPTMEEYVGLYCEHTGRKSLPELDYYFSYNAFRLAGILQGIVGRVRDGTANSANAESNAARVVPLAKFAYEYARRAGMPG
- a CDS encoding murein L,D-transpeptidase catalytic domain-containing protein, with protein sequence MSAARFAFALILLAFSCVDGRATALDLDPSHQVRPSFLSAALAAAEIIAPENATTGKLVVVDYSLHSSKERLFVLDLETGAVSGYRVSHGLGSDPDHDGYLDSFSSIPGSQASPEGVLRMAEEYTGKHGRSIRLDGLEKGNRTARSRAIVIHAASYAEPGHLTRYGKLGRSNGCIVFSQADLERFLAEVPEGTLIFVGK
- a CDS encoding DUF3297 family protein, which encodes MTDTPPDRLSIYPDSPHYSYDALVRGIGVRFRGEEKTNVEEYCISEGWIKVAAGKAVDRKGRPLLMTLKGPVEAWFKDGEAAEG
- a CDS encoding TetR/AcrR family transcriptional regulator, translating into MMQNKPVELPQEYAARRRTTRRGEETRRQLIQAAIECLCERGYAATSIEAVMERAGVSRGSVLHQFPTRIALIAAAVESAMEIMMADTRARMRTLPDQAARYRAMCDFYWETQNIPEAAAVTEVLLASRWDEALAEALRPVAMRVEADIDTETRATAAGAGAQDVEACVVHGRVMILTLRGITLELMFDRGRAMIHRALEQIRAQHIVHCNEMLGPRPR
- a CDS encoding cupin domain-containing protein: MTATTAREPSANSGAGMEIFRFASAPTLDETGHMEVSDLNEDMQQGIGGALEAGFAEGNAVKTLFSRPGFSLTYAWFKSGFPLPLHTHNADCLYYIIAGSLQLGTETLGAGDGFFIGADKAYRYTPGPEGVEVLEFRSEENFDIKFMAKTLPAWAKITDVIKQRRPAWASEVPPSTAR
- a CDS encoding SDR family NAD(P)-dependent oxidoreductase, with the translated sequence MTRKRFENKVAVITGAASGIGAATARLLAREGALVVLADLNDDGGKSIAADLGPSAMAVRCDVSSASDVEALVQAAIDRHGRIDILFNNAGIGSFGTSVELPPTEWERVIAIDLHSVYYACHFAIPHMPRGSAIVNTASISGLGGDYRFAAYNAAKGAVVNYTRALAVDHARDGIRVNALCPGLVDTPITAGVQQMPGLREEWQKRIPLQRAAQPEEMANVVAFLASDEASYVTGTIMVADGGTTAHTGQPEVALFALPPQ
- a CDS encoding zinc-binding dehydrogenase translates to MRAAVLQGNSINIRNVSDPTPATGQLLVRPLFTGICGSDLSTRKQMAAMAASLPPEAQHQIPQIIPGHELSAEVIDIAPGTESALKAGDIITGLPFTHTHDGPQTIGLSPGHGGGLAELTCIDAVRSFRIPEGVPHDLAALTEPLSVGLHAANLASRNSGPNVVIGCGPVGLAVILALSLQGRGPILAADLSAERRSAAALLGADIVIDPDKESPLERWQYLGLTPHAMSPLLPRTFRGLPPGANIFECTGAQGMIDQIIKGAPPHSHIIVAGVCPHEEKFAPLDGILRELTLEFSFAYRPEEFAAALAMIEAHPGKAARLITSRQPLANTEAAFDSLAKSPSEIKILIDPRS
- the purD gene encoding phosphoribosylamine--glycine ligase, producing the protein MNILLIGSGGREHALAWKMAQSPLVDVVHCAPGNPGMDDIGPCFDVPVDDVDGLVKLALQIEPDLIVIGPEAPLALGLSDILRARGFDVFGPSQQAAQLEASKAFSKARMVKYGVPTAAYGEFTDAAPAKEFLRSMTAPYVLKADGLAAGKGVVIAATLEEADAEIDEMLSGKFGSASATLVIEEFMHGEEASVFVITDGEGAIYLPAAQDHKRVGDGDTGPNTGGMGAYAPAPVVSKDIMARVKREIAEPMLKGMAKDGMPYQGVLYIGIMVTPEGPKVVEFNARFGDPECQVLMKGLQGDIVPAILIAATGGLKGNEKDLERLLELDRFQPSATVVLAAKGYPGSYEKGTPIKGVKEAGAIDGVTVFHAGTDVAADGVLLAKGGRVLNVTASGKTLREAVDRAYAGVDAIDWPEGFCRRDIGWRALGQS